A portion of the Thunnus albacares chromosome 5, fThuAlb1.1, whole genome shotgun sequence genome contains these proteins:
- the LOC122983005 gene encoding uncharacterized protein LOC122983005 isoform X1, with protein sequence MEQSFADLLSDAFAETSVPSFPDGDLDFENLNFDEKFDEDKIGISHENLPTKEVRALHQEATGDTVLSSKATLDICMAENVDEELSDAKEDFQGAGVMSVDKTPEEEYTSSDGESEEEGSVSGGDEDDEEEDKGTGERPGDLLMSVHCGDEFHDGNKEDRIFAEGQPLAPESTENPQVRNEEQGESDEEVSYFESVPGRGSEVIIKGDEIEEDEQEGEEKKQDSSDSECEVMKIEQEQHFLAQCFEQEVENPYRDEPAKATLEFPDLSVENLQDLIAEVDTEENVEKMKDFSGEEHQEAGESFADYPSDFSSCEYVEDGDKNQENYQLNASSCASGLSSNAKQSTGLERAVTDVTWTEKAEDTDEEGDGYLYSRDLEMDADRFRGQGEASGEKIEYVERVIGDAAVTGCDDGSETSESDSYSSSDDEVRVRRSDEEFSYNMSLQDPENNKQLEDTRLYSGSSAEFSRWSVSEDHHVRHYYDRPDSAAFNVSWDLNVLTADSPLFQDLLTKEDTDGAEILSSDLTQCPAEDVNNYSAVQREGATTTSPSNQGSLDDSFFFNTELEASGISELGQLGDDEYEDDRNWEQEQERIKAFYRFYDDSNGENGREGRQIKVQFCTDPLSEVIHYETESSDRDSLSSSTEGEEDLNSAETTEHQSMAYMRGGTGEGDPRCTPPTNGPAALSLPTQELREPDNTPQVEPACDPSNFQLPESAPDLSNTQICTRKHKCLNMLKLTLKMGLVILMGLLMFWLATDQADWLSQVDFFEG encoded by the exons ATGGAACAAAGTTTTGCTGATCTTCTTTCTGATGCATTTGCAG AGACATCTGTTCCATCGTTCCCTGATGGAGATTTGGACTTTGAGAATTtaaattttgatgaaaagtttgATGAAGACAAGATAGGCATCTCTCATGAAAACTTGCCAACAAAGGAAGTCAGAGCCCTGCACCAGGAAGCAACTGGTGACACAGTTTTGTCAAGCAAAGCAACTTTAGATATATGCATGGCTGAAAATGTTGATGAAGAGCTGTCTGATGCCAAGGAGGATTTTCAAGGTGCAGGAGTCATGAGCGTGGACAAAACGCCAGAGGAGGAGTACACAAGCTCGGATGGGGAATCCGAAGAGGAAGGTTCTGTCTCTGGAggggatgaagatgatgaagaagaggatAAGGGGACGGGAGAGAGGCCAGGGGATTTGCTGATGTCGGTTCACTGTGGTGACGAGTTCCACGATGGTAATAAAGAGGACAGGATCTTTGCTGAGGGACAACCTCTGGCTCCGGAGAGTACTGAAAACCCTCAAGTTAGAAACGAGGAGCAAGGTGAGAGTGATGAGGAGGTGTCCTACTTTGAGAGTGTCCCTGGACGTGGCAGTGAGGTGATAATAAAAGGTGATGAGATTGAAGAGGATGagcaagagggagaggaaaagaagcaaGATTCGTCTGATTCTGAGTGTGAGGTCATGAAAATTGAACAAGAGCAACATTTTCTTGCTCAGTGCTTTGAGCAGGAGGTTGAAAATCCTTACAGAGATGAGCCAGCAAAAGCCACTTTGGAGTTTCCAGATTTATCAGTGGAAAATCTGCAGGATCTCATTGCTGAAGTTGACACTGAAGAAAatgtggagaaaatgaaagatttcTCAGGGGAGGAGCACCAAGAGGCAGGGGAAAGCTTTGCAGATTATCCCTCAGACTTTTCTTCATGCGAATATGTAGAAGATGGAGAcaaaaatcaagaaaattatCAGTTAAATGCTTCATCATGTGCATCCGGCCTCAGTTCAAATGCAAAGCAGAGCACCGGCCTGGAAAGAGCAGTGACAGATGTAACATGGACAGAAAAAGCTGAGGACACTGATGAGGAGGGAGATGGGTATCTGTACAGCAGAGATTTAGAGATGGATGCTGATAGGTTCAGGGGCCAGGGTGAGGCAAGTGGAGAAAAAATAGAGTATGTGGAGCGCGTGATAGGCGATGCAGCAGTGACAGGGTGTGATGATGGAAGTGAGACGAGTGAGAGTGACTCCTACAGCTCCAGTGACGATGAGGTCCGAGTGAGGAGAAGTGATGAGGAATTCTCATATAACATGAGTCTACAAGATCCCGAAAACAACAAGCAACTGGAGGACACTCGTCTTTACAGTGGGAGCAGTGCAGAGTTCTCCAGGTGGAGCGTCTCTGAGGACCATCACGTCAGGCATTACTACGACAGACCAGATTCAGCAGCTTTCAACGTTAGCTGGGACCTCAACGTCTTAACAGCTGACTCCCCTCTTTTTCAAGACCTGCTAACCAAAGAGGACACAGACGGAGCGGAAATACTGTCTTCAGATTTGACTCAGTGTCCTGCAGAAGACGTCAACAACTACTCAGCAGTTCAGAGAGAGGGTGCTACAACCACAAGCCCTTCTAACCAGGGATCCCTGGATGACAGCTTCTTCTTCAACACTGAACTTGAAGCCTCTGGGATCTCTGAGCTGGGACAATTAGGAGATGACGAGTACGAAGACGACAGGAACTGGGAACAAGAACAGGAGAGAATCAAGGCTTTCTACAGGTTTTACGATGATAGCAACGGGGAGAATGGAAGAGAGG GGAGGCAGATAAAAGTGCAGTTTTGTACAGATCCATTGTCTGAAGTCATTCACTATGAAACTGAAAG CAGCGACAGAGATTCACTCAGCAGCTCtacagagggggaggaggacCTGAACTCTGCAGAAACAACTGAG CACCAATCCATGGCATATATGCGTGGTGGGACGGGTGAGGGGGACCCAAGATGTACCCCCCCTACCAACGGGCCTGCTGCTTTGTCTTTGCCCACGCAGGAATTGAGGGAGCCTGACAACACCCCGCAAGTGGAACCAGCTTGTGATCCCTCAAACTTTCAGCTACCAGAGAGTGCACCAGATCTCAGCAACACACAGATTTGCACCAGAAAACACAAG TGTCTCAACATGCTGAAGCTGACACTGAAGATGGGTCTGGTGATACTGATGGGACTGCTGATGTTCTGGTTGGCCACAGACCAGGCCGACTGGCTCAGCCAAGTTGACTTCTTTGAGGGCTAA
- the slc25a33 gene encoding solute carrier family 25 member 33, which yields MAQKDTLLHLFAGGCSGTVGAIMTCPLEVLKTRLQSSGLTLRPVFQVQLGTLSGTGVIRPGTVTPGLLQVLRSILEKEGPRSLFRGLGPNLVGVAPSRAIYFAAYSKSKEIFNGLFVPNSGVVHMSSAGVAAFVTNSLMNPIWMVKTRMQLERKARGEKKMNALQCARYVYRTEGIRGFYRGLTASYAGISETMICFLIYETLKKNLAKSQFTSPNSEKEKGASDFLRLMMAAAFSKGCASCIAYPHEVIRTRLREEGSKYKYFFQTGRLIAVEEGYAAFYRGLIPQLIRQIPNTAIVLSTYELIVHLLGDSK from the exons ATGGCACAGAAAGATACGCTGCTACATCTCTTCGCTGGAGG ATGTAGTGGTACGGTGGGAGCCATCATGACCTGCCCCCTGGAGGTGTTGAAGACACGGTTGCAGTCCTCTGGCCTCACCCTCCGGCCCGTCTTCCAGGTCCAGCTAGGCACCCTGAGCGGCACCGGTGTCATCCGACCGGGGACTGTTACACCTGGGCTGCTGCAGGTCCTGAG ATCAATTCTAGAAAAAGAGGGACCAAGATCACTCTTCCGTGGTCTGGGGCCAAACCTTGTTGGTGTGGCTCCCTCAAG aGCCATTTACTTTGCTGCCTACTCGAAATCTAAAGAGATATTCAATGGGCTGTTCGTTCCTAATAGTGGAGTGGTGCACATGTCCTCTGCTGGTGTTGCAG CTTTCGTCACTAATTCTCTGATGAACCCCATCTGGATGGTCAAGACCAGGATGCAGCTGGAGAGAAA AgccagaggagaaaagaagatgaACGCACTGCAGTGCGCCCGCTATGTTTACAGAACGGAAGGGATCAGGGGCTTCTACCGAGGCCTTACCGCATCCTACGCCGGCATCTCGGAGACCATGATCTGCTTCCTCATCTACGAGACATTGAAGAAAAACCTCGCCAAGAGCCAGTTCACCTCTCCGAACAGTGAAAAGGAGAAAGGAGCATCGGACTTCCTGCGTCTGATGATGGCAGCTGCTTTTTCAAAGGGTTGTGCATCCTGCATAGCCTACCCACATG AGGTCATTCGGACAAGGCTGCGCGAGGAAGGCAGCAAGTACAAGTATTTCTTCCAGACAGGGAGGTTAATAGCAGTGGAGGAAGGCTACGCAGCTTTTTATAGAGGACTCATTCCACAGCTAATTAGACAAATCCCTAACACAGCCATCGTCCTCTCTACGTATGAACTCATTGTCCATCTGCTGGGAGACTCCAAGTGA
- the LOC122983005 gene encoding uncharacterized protein LOC122983005 isoform X2 — protein sequence MEQSFADLLSDAFAETSVPSFPDGDLDFENLNFDEKFDEDKIGISHENLPTKEVRALHQEATGDTVLSSKATLDICMAENVDEELSDAKEDFQGAGVMSVDKTPEEEYTSSDGESEEEGSVSGGDEDDEEEDKGTGERPGDLLMSVHCGDEFHDGNKEDRIFAEGQPLAPESTENPQVRNEEQGESDEEVSYFESVPGRGSEVIIKGDEIEEDEQEGEEKKQDSSDSECEVMKIEQEQHFLAQCFEQEVENPYRDEPAKATLEFPDLSVENLQDLIAEVDTEENVEKMKDFSGEEHQEAGESFADYPSDFSSCEYVEDGDKNQENYQLNASSCASGLSSNAKQSTGLERAVTDVTWTEKAEDTDEEGDGYLYSRDLEMDADRFRGQGEASGEKIEYVERVIGDAAVTGCDDGSETSESDSYSSSDDEVRVRRSDEEFSYNMSLQDPENNKQLEDTRLYSGSSAEFSRWSVSEDHHVRHYYDRPDSAAFNVSWDLNVLTADSPLFQDLLTKEDTDGAEILSSDLTQCPAEDVNNYSAVQREGATTTSPSNQGSLDDSFFFNTELEASGISELGQLGDDEYEDDRNWEQEQERIKAFYRFYDDSNGENGREGRQIKVQFCTDPLSEVIHYETESSDRDSLSSSTEGEEDLNSAETTEELREPDNTPQVEPACDPSNFQLPESAPDLSNTQICTRKHKCLNMLKLTLKMGLVILMGLLMFWLATDQADWLSQVDFFEG from the exons ATGGAACAAAGTTTTGCTGATCTTCTTTCTGATGCATTTGCAG AGACATCTGTTCCATCGTTCCCTGATGGAGATTTGGACTTTGAGAATTtaaattttgatgaaaagtttgATGAAGACAAGATAGGCATCTCTCATGAAAACTTGCCAACAAAGGAAGTCAGAGCCCTGCACCAGGAAGCAACTGGTGACACAGTTTTGTCAAGCAAAGCAACTTTAGATATATGCATGGCTGAAAATGTTGATGAAGAGCTGTCTGATGCCAAGGAGGATTTTCAAGGTGCAGGAGTCATGAGCGTGGACAAAACGCCAGAGGAGGAGTACACAAGCTCGGATGGGGAATCCGAAGAGGAAGGTTCTGTCTCTGGAggggatgaagatgatgaagaagaggatAAGGGGACGGGAGAGAGGCCAGGGGATTTGCTGATGTCGGTTCACTGTGGTGACGAGTTCCACGATGGTAATAAAGAGGACAGGATCTTTGCTGAGGGACAACCTCTGGCTCCGGAGAGTACTGAAAACCCTCAAGTTAGAAACGAGGAGCAAGGTGAGAGTGATGAGGAGGTGTCCTACTTTGAGAGTGTCCCTGGACGTGGCAGTGAGGTGATAATAAAAGGTGATGAGATTGAAGAGGATGagcaagagggagaggaaaagaagcaaGATTCGTCTGATTCTGAGTGTGAGGTCATGAAAATTGAACAAGAGCAACATTTTCTTGCTCAGTGCTTTGAGCAGGAGGTTGAAAATCCTTACAGAGATGAGCCAGCAAAAGCCACTTTGGAGTTTCCAGATTTATCAGTGGAAAATCTGCAGGATCTCATTGCTGAAGTTGACACTGAAGAAAatgtggagaaaatgaaagatttcTCAGGGGAGGAGCACCAAGAGGCAGGGGAAAGCTTTGCAGATTATCCCTCAGACTTTTCTTCATGCGAATATGTAGAAGATGGAGAcaaaaatcaagaaaattatCAGTTAAATGCTTCATCATGTGCATCCGGCCTCAGTTCAAATGCAAAGCAGAGCACCGGCCTGGAAAGAGCAGTGACAGATGTAACATGGACAGAAAAAGCTGAGGACACTGATGAGGAGGGAGATGGGTATCTGTACAGCAGAGATTTAGAGATGGATGCTGATAGGTTCAGGGGCCAGGGTGAGGCAAGTGGAGAAAAAATAGAGTATGTGGAGCGCGTGATAGGCGATGCAGCAGTGACAGGGTGTGATGATGGAAGTGAGACGAGTGAGAGTGACTCCTACAGCTCCAGTGACGATGAGGTCCGAGTGAGGAGAAGTGATGAGGAATTCTCATATAACATGAGTCTACAAGATCCCGAAAACAACAAGCAACTGGAGGACACTCGTCTTTACAGTGGGAGCAGTGCAGAGTTCTCCAGGTGGAGCGTCTCTGAGGACCATCACGTCAGGCATTACTACGACAGACCAGATTCAGCAGCTTTCAACGTTAGCTGGGACCTCAACGTCTTAACAGCTGACTCCCCTCTTTTTCAAGACCTGCTAACCAAAGAGGACACAGACGGAGCGGAAATACTGTCTTCAGATTTGACTCAGTGTCCTGCAGAAGACGTCAACAACTACTCAGCAGTTCAGAGAGAGGGTGCTACAACCACAAGCCCTTCTAACCAGGGATCCCTGGATGACAGCTTCTTCTTCAACACTGAACTTGAAGCCTCTGGGATCTCTGAGCTGGGACAATTAGGAGATGACGAGTACGAAGACGACAGGAACTGGGAACAAGAACAGGAGAGAATCAAGGCTTTCTACAGGTTTTACGATGATAGCAACGGGGAGAATGGAAGAGAGG GGAGGCAGATAAAAGTGCAGTTTTGTACAGATCCATTGTCTGAAGTCATTCACTATGAAACTGAAAG CAGCGACAGAGATTCACTCAGCAGCTCtacagagggggaggaggacCTGAACTCTGCAGAAACAACTGAG GAATTGAGGGAGCCTGACAACACCCCGCAAGTGGAACCAGCTTGTGATCCCTCAAACTTTCAGCTACCAGAGAGTGCACCAGATCTCAGCAACACACAGATTTGCACCAGAAAACACAAG TGTCTCAACATGCTGAAGCTGACACTGAAGATGGGTCTGGTGATACTGATGGGACTGCTGATGTTCTGGTTGGCCACAGACCAGGCCGACTGGCTCAGCCAAGTTGACTTCTTTGAGGGCTAA
- the si:ch211-150o23.3 gene encoding uncharacterized protein si:ch211-150o23.3 translates to MLKFLHILLTGLLGVLWDKVTAFEGIRLVGGESKCSGRVELLRHNKWGTVCDHGWDLREAYVVCLDLGCGLAEAALHNAAFGAGSGEIFLRHVQCSGHESSLTRCAVVLHSNPHCTHENDAGVKCSGTLLMPTLTLLSPHTVFSPGEAVRFSCSVLLGNHLSDFHLYKHGVSTPLVTQRVDQSQIRVELTLSDIETFHQGSYSCRYRIKGISPSQLHSSPPSNSINITVVELLTPQHWYNTSSEAPVGSVIKGHSFNITCSTLQQYPGGSFQLRLIRSNGTVRQSLPALTPSVTFTFPSAQSSNEGYYYCLYRVQLGGRTFVSRESQPLPIAIRDPDPILSPMVISWLVSGLTFVVAVIIIIIVAKVLRNKEKKPSELERETRTCVDNTYVALSINKL, encoded by the exons ATGCTGAAATTCCTCCATATCCTGTTAACGG GTCTGTTAGGTGTTCTGTGGGATAAAGTTACCGCTTTTG AGGGGATTAGACTAGTGGGTGGGGAGAGCAAGTGTTCTGGCAGAGTTGAGTTACTCCGCCATAACAAGTGGGGGACGGTTTGCGACCATGGCTGGGACCTCCGTGAGGCTTATGTGGTGTGCCTGGATCTGGGATGTGGCTTAGCTGAAGCTGCCCTTCACAATGCAGCATTTGGTGCAGGCAGTGGAGAGATCTTCCTTCGGCATGTCCAGTGCTCTGGACATGAGTCTAGTCTGACACGCTGTGCTGTCGTCCTCCACAGTAACCCCCACTGCACCCATGAGAATGATGCAGGGGTGAAATGCTCAG GTACCCTTTTAATGCCCACCCTCACCCTGCTGTCACCTCACACTGTGTTCTCTCCCGGGGAGGCTGTGCGCTTCAGCTGCAGTGTTCTGCTGGGTAACCACCTCAGCGACTTCCACTTGTACAAGCATGGAGTATCCACGCCGCTGGTTACACAGAGGGTAGACCAGAGCCAGATCAGAGTGGAGCTGACACTGTCCGACATAGAGACTTTCCACCAGGGCAGTTACAGCTGTCGGTACAGGATCAAGGGCATCTCTCCTTCTCAGCTGCACAGCTCTCCACCCAGCAACTCCATCAACATCACTGTGG TGGAACTCCTGACTCCCCAACACTGGTACAACACGTCCTCCGAGGCCCCGGTTGGTTCCGTCATTAAAGGCCACAGTTTTAACATCACCTGCTCCACCCTGCAGCAGTACCCTGGGGGCTCCTTCCAGCTGCGTCTCATCCGCTCCAACGGCACAGTGCGTCAGTCTCTGCCGGCCCTCACCCCGTCTGTCACTTTCACCTTCCCCAGCGCCCAGAGCTCCAACGAGGGCTACTACTACTGCCTGTATCGGGTCCAGCTGGGCGGACGCACTTTTGTCTCCAGAGAAAGCCAGCCCCTGCCTATAGCCATCAGAG ACCCAGATCCGATACTGAGTCCAATGGTGATCAGCTGGCTTGTGTCTGGCCTGACGTTTGTTGTAgctgtcatcatcattattatcgTGGCCAAAGTGCTGCGTAACAAAGAGAAGAAGCCCTCTGAACTGGAGCGAGAGACCAGAACCT GTGTGGACAACACTTATGTTGCCTTATCTATTAACAAGCTATGA
- the dnase1l1l gene encoding deoxyribonuclease I-like 1-like, protein MRTAVLLFVVGLCVLNVTLSLKICAFNVQSFGESKANNKKVMGILQKILSRCDLCLIQEVRDSKGEAIRALVKDLNRFDKSNSYSYVESERLGRKTYKEQYVYIYRNNVLKIKEQYQYPKLEAEGTNETDVFSREPFIVRFHSPTTLVKDFILIGQHTCPKTAMKEMDELYTVFREIYKKWKTDNVMILGDLNAGCNYVTIKGWRAVRLRSDPKFRWLIGDEQDTTVREKTHCAYDRIIVHGREIISSIVPGSAQPFNFKESFHLTEEEALEVSDHFPVEVDLKPNHRYLLRHEL, encoded by the exons ATGAGGACTGCagttctgctgtttgttgtggGGCTGTGTGTGCTGAACGTCACACTTTCCTTGAAAATCTGCGCTTTCAATGTTCAGAGCTTCGGCGAATCAAAGGCAAACAATAAGAAGGTTATGGGGATTCTACAAAAG ATTCTTTCTCGGTGTGACTTGTGTCTCATTCAGGAGGTACGAGACTCTAAAGGAGAAGCAATCCGAGCCTTGGTTAAAGATCTTAACAG GTTTGACAAATCAAACTCATATTCTTATGTGGAAAGCGAGAGGCTGGGGAGGAAGACCTACAAGGAGCAGTATGTCTACATTTACAG GAACAATGTTCTGAAGATCAAAGAGCAGTATCAGTATCCTAAACTAGAGGCAGAGGGGACCAATGAAACGGATGTTTTCTCCAGAGAGCCTTTCATCGTTCGCTTTCACTCCCCCACAACAT TGGTGAAGGATTTCATCCTGATTGGCCAGCACACATGTCCCAAAACTGCCATGAAGGAGATGGATGAACTTTATACTGTCTTCAGAGAAATTTACAAGAAGTGGAAGACTGAT AACGTGATGATCCTGGGGGACCTCAACGCCGGCTGCAACTATGTCACCATCAAGGGCTGGAGAGCTGTGCGCTTGAGAAGTGATCCTAAATTTCGCTGGTTAATTGGAGATGAGCAAGACACTACTGTCCGTGAAAAGACACACTGTGCATATGACAG GATCATTGTCCATGGACGGGAGATTATTTCCAGTATAGTGCCAGGTTCAGCTCAACCGTTCAACTTTAAAGAGAGTTTCCATCTCACAGAGGAGGAG GCTCTAGAAGTGAGCGATCATTTTCCTGTAGAAGTCGACCTGAAGCCCAACCACCGCTACCTCCTCCGCCATGAACTGTAG